AACTGCCGGTGATGACCGAGACAGTGTCAGTCCCCGACGACCTGTACGAACAGTGCCGCCGGAACATCTCAGGAACGGAGTTCGAATCGGTTGACGAGTATGTCCAGTTCGTCCTCTCGGTAGTGGGCGAACCGGCCTCGGAAAACGCTGCCGACTCCTCGGCCGACCGCGAGGTCGACAAAGACCAACTAGAAGCGCTCGGCTATCTCGACCGATAAGTTCAGGGGGCGACTTGCGCAACCGTTCTCCATGAGGTCGGACACGAGTCAATGAAGCAAGTTATACAGGACTACGGGAGCGGTGAGTTACAAGTCGTCGAGGCGCCACGACCGAGCGCCAGCCCGACTGGTATCGTCGTCCAGACGCATCACTCCGTGGTCAGTGCTGGCACCGAGCGTTCGATGATAGAGTTCGCCAACAAGAACCTACTGCAGAAGGCACGGGAACGTCCGGATCTGGTCAAGCAGGTCGTAGACAAGGCGAAGACGGACGGTATCTTGGACGCGTACCAGTCTGCTACACACCGACTCAACCAACCGGTCCCACTGGGGTACAGCTGTTCGGGTGAAGTCGTCGCCGTCGGGGACGAGGTCACCGAGTTCTCCGTCGGTGACCGGGTTGCCTGTGGCGGGGCCGGCCACGCCTCACACGCCGAAGTCGTGGCTATTCCGCGGAATCTGGCGGCACACATCCCGGACGGCGTCTCGACGAGAGACGCCTCCTTTATGACGCTCGGCGCTATCGCACTGCAGGGCGTGCGTCGTGCCGACCTCACACCGGGGGAGAGGGTCGGGGTCATCGGCCTCGGCCTCGTCGGCAAGCTCGTCGTGCAGATACTGGACGCCTACGGCTTCCCGACGATCGGGATGGATATCGCACACCGACAAGTCGAGGCTGCGGCCCCGCTCGGCCTCGACGCGGGCCTGACAATTGGTGCTGACGATGTCGCGGAGTCCGTCAACAACTTCACCGACGGTCACGGACTGGACGCGGTTGTTATCGCCGCCGGGACCGATAGCAACCAGCCGGTCGAACTTGCGGGGTCTCTCTGTCGAGATCAAGGGACCGTCTCGGTAATCGGTAACGTCAGTATGGATCTCCCCCGTGACCCGTTCTTCGAGAAGGAACTCGACTTCGGCGTGTCCCGGTCGTACGGTCCCGGTCGGTACGATAGGATGTACGAGGAACAGGGACTTGACTACCCGTTCGGTCACGTGAGGTGGACAGAGAACCGAAACATGTCAGAGTTCCTCCGGCTCTTAGCGGAGGAATCCGTTGATGTCGCGCCGTTAGTAACGCACGAGTTCCCGTTCGAGGACGCCTTGGCGGCCTATGACCTCATCTTCGACGACGAGAGTGACGAGGACGTGACGGGAGTGGTCCTCCAGTACGACTCCAAGCAGGAGCACAGCGACCGATTACAGTTCCGTCACTCCACACCACAGCCGCAGGACAGCGTCGGTGTCGGCCTCGTGGGCGGTGGGACGTTCGCTGAGGGAACGATTCTGCCAGCGCTCGAGGGGTTGGACGTATCACTGGTCGGCGTCGCGACATCGTCGGGGACGAGTTCGCGTCACGTCGCCAAGAAGTTTGGTTTCGAGTACGCGACGACCGACTACACACAGGTTGTCTCGGACGACGACGTGGACCTCGTTGTCGTCGCGACCAGAAACAATCTCCACGCCGATATCGCCGTTGAGGCACTCGATCAGAACAAGGACGTCCACGTCGAGAAACCACTGGCGCTCAACAGAACAGAATTGCGAGCCGTCGCAGACGCCGCTCGAGATTCGGCGGGCCGACTGATGGTCGGGTTTAATCGCCGGTTCTCACCGATGTCGACCAGAATCAGAGAAGAGCTCTCGAACCGGTCAACACCGCTGATGGTGAATTACCGCGTGAGCGTCGACCGGCTGCCGTCCGACCACTGGGTCCAAGACCCCGAGGAAGGTGGTGGGCGAATCGTCGCGGAACTGTGTCACTTTGTTGATTACCTCCAGTTCATAACGGAGTCAGTCCCTGAACGACTTACCGCCACGCCGATTACTTCCGGGGGGGCACACAGCGGCGAAGACAACATAGACGTGACGGTGTCGTTCGCCGACGGCTCGGTCGGAAACATCCTGTACACGACACTTGGCGACCCCTCATCGCCAAAAGAGTACGTAGAGATATTCGGTGAGCAGGAGACGCACACGATAACGAACTACAAGACCGGCAAGATTATTCCCCTGTCACAGGAAAAAGGCCACGAACAGCAGTTTGAGGCGTTTATATCCTCAATTCGGGAGGGGGAACCGTCACCGATTCCGACCACCGAACTCGTCCGAAGCACGCTGATGACCTTTGCAATCCAGCGGTCTGTTCGCGAGAACCGGACGGTCACACTCTCAGAGATGGAGCTGTTCGAGACGGGGTAAGAAATCATCCCGACACCGTGACCCTGTGTTCACGAGGATTCCGGGACGGTCACGTCGAACTCCATCAGCCAGAGCCAGAGTGTGTACACGTTCCATATTTTCATCGCGTTCTGTGCCGCCTCGCGGTAGTGGTCATCGATGATCTTCTCGACGTAGTCGGTGTTGAACAACCGCTGCATACGGTCGTCGTTGACGAGTTCGGACAGTTCGTCACGCATCTCCTCGGTGTCGAGTATCTTTTCAATGGGGAATCCAAACCCTTCTTTCTTGTACTCGACGAACTCGTCGTCAAAGAGACCACGCGCGACCTCACGTAGCGGCGTTTTCAAGCCGTCTGCCATCTTTTCGGCCAGCGGTTGTCGGAAGTACTCTGCTGCGATGTGATGTGAGGCGAGGGGAACACGGACCTCGACCCCGGCCACCATGCTCGCCTTGTCGGCGTACATGAAGTTGTGGCTGGCCAGAAAGCCCCGGAGGTCGAGAAACTGAAGCTGTTCGGCCCGCGAGTCGAAATTCCGGTCGCCAAGCAACTCGTCGATTCGGTCCGCGTAGTCCTCGTGCCAGTCAGGGCGATCGAGTAGGGCCCCGATTTCTTCGCGGCTGAAGTAGTACGAGAGGCTGTGATAGTTGTCCGGTGTCGGAGAGCGAAGGTACCGCGCCGTCCGTCCGAGGTTCCTACGGATGTCGCTGTCCCGGTCCGGGTAGAGGGTCGCTGCCGCGCTCGCACCCGGCCAGAGCCAGCGAAGGTACCGCTGCCACCGGATCACCTTCATCCGGCGATAGCCGGCGAATATCTCGTCACCACCCATGCCCGAGAGCATCACGCGGATATCCCTGTCACTGGCCTCGCGTGCGAGTAGGTATGCCGGGATGATGGCGGGGTCGGCGATGGGCTCGTCCAGATAGTATATCATCTCCTTGTAGAGGTCGACCATCGACTGGTCTGGCGTGAAACTGTGTAAGTCGAACGGGTACGAGTCGTCGAGTCGCTGGAGGTTCCGGTACTCCGCACCCTCGTTCCGTTCGTCATCACGGAGATGTAACGCAGTTAAATCCGGGTCAATGTCGGTCGCGTAGTGAGCGATGAGCGACGAGTCGATTCCCCCGCTCAGGTACATTCCGACGGAGACATCGCTACGCATTTGTTCGTCGATAGTCGTCTCCAACAACGTTGAGAGGTCGTCCCGCGACGCAGTCGGCGGTTTCGTGTCCGAGATAGGGTCCCAGTACCGATGGTGCTCTGTACTACCTTGGGAACAGTCGATACTCACGTACGTACCGGCCGGCAGTTTATAGATATCCTCGAACAGCGTATCCGGTTCGTACACCCAGTGATTGGCAAGGTACTCCCCGACCCTGTCGCGGCGGATGACGGCGTCGACATCCGTCCCGGAGAGGATTGCCTTGATTTCAGAGGCAAAGATGAACCGCTCCCCGTCGTCGACAAAGTACAGCGGTTTGACTCCGAGTTGGTCACGACAGACGTACAGTGACCCCGTGTTCTCGTCAAGCAACGCGAACCCGAACATTCCATGGAGACGTTGTAAGAGCGAGTCCAGCCCCCACTCCCTGTATCCCTTCAGCAACACCTCCGTGTCAGTGGTGGTGTCGAACGCGTAGCCGGCCGACTGCAGTCGTTCGCGTAGCTCACGATAATTATACACCTCGCCGTTGAAAGTGATGCTCACCTTGTCGTCGTGCATCGGCTGTCGGCCCTGTTCACCGAGTCCGATGATACTTAGTCTGGTGTTACCGAGGTAGATATCGGCACCGTCGACCGTCGTCGTGTAGTGGTCCTGCGAGTCTGGACCGCGGTGTGATAGGCAACGCTCGACTCCGGCCGTAATATCTGTATTAATTGCGCCGACGATACCGCACATGTACTGAGTACTCGCTAGTCGATACTTATAACATATGCGGTGTTCCTTACCGGGTGAGGCAACGGTTGCAGCCGTCCAGCACGCGTCTGAGTCAACCGTACAGTATATATGGAGCTACTGTTTGTGTTCAGACATGGCTGTAGAGCTGCCGAATATCGTTCTCCTTACTATCGACGCCCTCAGAGCGGACCACCTGTCGGGCCACGGCTACGACCGGGACACGTCACCGGAACTAGACGCGTTGCTGGAAGACGGTCTTTGGTTCGACACCGCATTCAGCGCGAGTTCGCACACCGCCGAGGCGGTCCCATCGATACTGACCGGGCGTTATCCCGACGAAGCGATAAACACGAACTACCGTCTTGATACGTCTTCTATCGCTGAGCGGCTTACCGAAAAAGGATACGCGACCGGCGCTTTCCACTCAAACCCGTACGTCTCACGGGCGTACGGCTACGGAGCCGGGTTCGACGAGTTCGACGACGATCTCTATCTGAGCCATCACAAGTTCCTCGCGCTCTTCCAACGACTGCTCGATATCATCAGGAACAAGCACTACGCGAGTGCCGAAGCGATAAACGAGCGGTCGCTGGCGTGGATAGACTCTGTGGACGACGGGCCGTTCTTCTGCTGGAACCACTACATGGACGTCCACGGCCCGTACCAGCCGCCGGCCGAACATCAACGTCGATTCCACGGGGAAAGCGTCGAGGACCGTGACCTCCACCAACTCTACAAGCGGTCCGTTTCGGACCCGAAGTCCATCACCGACGAGGAACACCGTATCCTCTCCGACTTCTACGACGGTGAGATTCGATACACCGATGAGATGCTCGCGGCATTTCTCGATTCGCTCGCGCAGCGGGACCTGCTGGACGATTCCGTAGTCATCATCACCGGCGACCACGGCGACGGCTTCGCTGAGAATGGATACTACGCTCACCCGAGGACACTGGACGACGAACTGCTTCGCGTGCCACTCATCGTACTCGGGTTGGACGAGCAGCCGGCGCGGGTCTCGGTTCCGACGAGCACGCTCGACATCGTGCCGACCATTTTGTCGGTACTCGGAAAACCGGACTCAACGCTTCCCGGCGACTCCCTCGAAAAAATCGCGCAGGATCCGGAGTCCTACCGCAACCGACACGTCTTTTCGCAGGTGCGGGGTGATGAAGATGATAACAAGGGCAACCTCCGTCGCTTCCGAATCCAGGACGGGACCAACGCGCTGGCGCTCGAACGTGATATCCAGACGAACGAGGTAACGGTCGCACCGGACAGCAGCCCCGACCTTGCGGAACCGCTGGTCGAACACAGCGAGCGCCGAATCGCGACCCACGGTGATGCCGATAGCAAGCGCGAGGAAGTCGACGTTGACGGCGACATTCAGCGCCGTCTCGAAGCGCTTGGTTACAAATGACGCGTTCCATTCATCGATCGCGTGAGATGCTGAGTTCGTCGTAGATAGTGGTATACTTGGCGTAGTTGCCGTACATATCAAACCGCTCGGCAAAGACCTCTCTCGGCATCGCCGGTGGATTGCTCGTCGCCCGCGTGACTGCGTCACCGAACGCCATCGCGTCTTCTCGGTCGACAAGATAACACCCCGGGAGGTCGCGAAACGCGTCCGCGATACCGGCGACATCTGCGGCTATTATCGGTGTCCCCATCGCACACGACTCTTGCAGTATCCGAGGAACCCCCTCAGTCTTCGACTCAGAGAGGAGAACGGTCGCGTCCGCTTGCGCGAGCACACCGGGGACTGATTCGAACGGAACTGCTTCCGAATGGATTACGACTCGGTCGCTGACAGCTTCACCGAGCCCTTTGAACGTTTCCTCAAAGGCGTCGTCACGAAACTCACCGATAAACACGAACGTGACATCATCGGGGAGTTCCTTGGCGGCCGCTTCGAGCAATCGAAGTACTTGGTCTGGCCCTTTCTTCGGAATCAGGGTCGAGAGATAGAGCACGATGTCGTCGCTCTCGTCCAGTTGCTGTCCGACCTCGTCCGGAAACGACGGGCGAACGACCCCAGGATCGAACAGTTCGAAGTCAACGCCCGTTGGGACCGTGGTGAACGTCGCGTCCACGTCACAGGTGTTCTCAACGAACGATACCTGATATGCAGACTTCGTGACGATATGGTCAGCACTCGAGAAGACAAACTCTGTCATCGATTGGAGAATTCGGTGGCTGACCCGGGCGGTCAGTTTGTCCGATCGCTCGAACTTCGAGTCCTTGAGCCCCCGAACGCTTACTACGAGGGAGACTCCACATACGCGAGAAACTACCGCCCCCGCCATCCCACCGAGCGCGTAATCGAGCGCGTGGACGACCGGCGGTAGCTCACCGCGGAGGTACAACACGAACATCAGGAGAATCGCCCCGAGGACGTGGACCGGGAAGACGAGTGGCTTGAGCCAGTTCGGTCTGACGAACCGCCCCCGTGTAGGCCAGATATCGTATGTCCGTACGTTGTCGAGAGTACTGAGCCCCCCAGATTGCTGGGGTGGTCTCGGTCGGACAAGTACCACCCCGTCGGTGTTCGCGGCGATCGCTTCGACCCGCTCGTCGAAGGTCTGTCGCCAGCCGTTGAGTTTCAGTAAGAGTACTCGTGTCATCTGTGGCTGACCGTATACTTGTGCATTGATACTGGCATAGAAACAAGTTACGAGCTAGCTGCCAATGTATTGAGCGGATTTCAACCTGCCACTGTTGGAGTGACCGTCTCGGCGGGGGTGGTAAGTCGTAGACGTTATCCCACATTAGTGATATCCGCACTTATGGACGGGCTCACAGAGCAGAATATCTCTAACGTCTTTCTCTACATCGGTGATGCGGTCCGGTGGGAT
The Haloarcula sp. CBA1129 genome window above contains:
- a CDS encoding bi-domain-containing oxidoreductase, which gives rise to MKQVIQDYGSGELQVVEAPRPSASPTGIVVQTHHSVVSAGTERSMIEFANKNLLQKARERPDLVKQVVDKAKTDGILDAYQSATHRLNQPVPLGYSCSGEVVAVGDEVTEFSVGDRVACGGAGHASHAEVVAIPRNLAAHIPDGVSTRDASFMTLGAIALQGVRRADLTPGERVGVIGLGLVGKLVVQILDAYGFPTIGMDIAHRQVEAAAPLGLDAGLTIGADDVAESVNNFTDGHGLDAVVIAAGTDSNQPVELAGSLCRDQGTVSVIGNVSMDLPRDPFFEKELDFGVSRSYGPGRYDRMYEEQGLDYPFGHVRWTENRNMSEFLRLLAEESVDVAPLVTHEFPFEDALAAYDLIFDDESDEDVTGVVLQYDSKQEHSDRLQFRHSTPQPQDSVGVGLVGGGTFAEGTILPALEGLDVSLVGVATSSGTSSRHVAKKFGFEYATTDYTQVVSDDDVDLVVVATRNNLHADIAVEALDQNKDVHVEKPLALNRTELRAVADAARDSAGRLMVGFNRRFSPMSTRIREELSNRSTPLMVNYRVSVDRLPSDHWVQDPEEGGGRIVAELCHFVDYLQFITESVPERLTATPITSGGAHSGEDNIDVTVSFADGSVGNILYTTLGDPSSPKEYVEIFGEQETHTITNYKTGKIIPLSQEKGHEQQFEAFISSIREGEPSPIPTTELVRSTLMTFAIQRSVRENRTVTLSEMELFETG
- the asnB gene encoding asparagine synthase (glutamine-hydrolyzing), with translation MCGIVGAINTDITAGVERCLSHRGPDSQDHYTTTVDGADIYLGNTRLSIIGLGEQGRQPMHDDKVSITFNGEVYNYRELRERLQSAGYAFDTTTDTEVLLKGYREWGLDSLLQRLHGMFGFALLDENTGSLYVCRDQLGVKPLYFVDDGERFIFASEIKAILSGTDVDAVIRRDRVGEYLANHWVYEPDTLFEDIYKLPAGTYVSIDCSQGSTEHHRYWDPISDTKPPTASRDDLSTLLETTIDEQMRSDVSVGMYLSGGIDSSLIAHYATDIDPDLTALHLRDDERNEGAEYRNLQRLDDSYPFDLHSFTPDQSMVDLYKEMIYYLDEPIADPAIIPAYLLAREASDRDIRVMLSGMGGDEIFAGYRRMKVIRWQRYLRWLWPGASAAATLYPDRDSDIRRNLGRTARYLRSPTPDNYHSLSYYFSREEIGALLDRPDWHEDYADRIDELLGDRNFDSRAEQLQFLDLRGFLASHNFMYADKASMVAGVEVRVPLASHHIAAEYFRQPLAEKMADGLKTPLREVARGLFDDEFVEYKKEGFGFPIEKILDTEEMRDELSELVNDDRMQRLFNTDYVEKIIDDHYREAAQNAMKIWNVYTLWLWLMEFDVTVPESS
- a CDS encoding sulfatase yields the protein MAVELPNIVLLTIDALRADHLSGHGYDRDTSPELDALLEDGLWFDTAFSASSHTAEAVPSILTGRYPDEAINTNYRLDTSSIAERLTEKGYATGAFHSNPYVSRAYGYGAGFDEFDDDLYLSHHKFLALFQRLLDIIRNKHYASAEAINERSLAWIDSVDDGPFFCWNHYMDVHGPYQPPAEHQRRFHGESVEDRDLHQLYKRSVSDPKSITDEEHRILSDFYDGEIRYTDEMLAAFLDSLAQRDLLDDSVVIITGDHGDGFAENGYYAHPRTLDDELLRVPLIVLGLDEQPARVSVPTSTLDIVPTILSVLGKPDSTLPGDSLEKIAQDPESYRNRHVFSQVRGDEDDNKGNLRRFRIQDGTNALALERDIQTNEVTVAPDSSPDLAEPLVEHSERRIATHGDADSKREEVDVDGDIQRRLEALGYK
- a CDS encoding glycosyltransferase family 4 protein, translated to MTRVLLLKLNGWRQTFDERVEAIAANTDGVVLVRPRPPQQSGGLSTLDNVRTYDIWPTRGRFVRPNWLKPLVFPVHVLGAILLMFVLYLRGELPPVVHALDYALGGMAGAVVSRVCGVSLVVSVRGLKDSKFERSDKLTARVSHRILQSMTEFVFSSADHIVTKSAYQVSFVENTCDVDATFTTVPTGVDFELFDPGVVRPSFPDEVGQQLDESDDIVLYLSTLIPKKGPDQVLRLLEAAAKELPDDVTFVFIGEFRDDAFEETFKGLGEAVSDRVVIHSEAVPFESVPGVLAQADATVLLSESKTEGVPRILQESCAMGTPIIAADVAGIADAFRDLPGCYLVDREDAMAFGDAVTRATSNPPAMPREVFAERFDMYGNYAKYTTIYDELSISRDR